ACCATCGAGGGAGTTCTTCTTGATAATGAGGTCCCGGGCCTGGCGGGCGGCTTCCCGGGCGCGGGCAGAGGTAAGAACCTTGTCAATGATCTTTTTGGCATCATCCGGGTGTTCTTCAAAATAAAGAGTCAACTGGTCGAGTACGGCGCTTTCGACGATGCTCTTCATTTCGGCGTTGCCGAGCTTGCCCTTGGTCTGGCCTTCAAATTGTGGTTCGGAGAGCTTCACGGAAACGATGGAGACCAAGCCCTCCCGGGAGTCCTCGCCCGAAATAGACGGATCAGACTCCTTGACCAGCTTGTTCTTTGAGGCGTAATCGTTCAGGACGCGGGTCAGGGCGGAGCGGAAGCCGGTTAAATGGGTACCGCCATCCTGGGTGTTGATGCAGTTGGCAAAGGAAAAACTGGTTTCGGAGTAGCCGTCGTTGTACTGCATGGCGACTTCGACGATGGTGGGATCCGCCTTTTTGTAGATCGAGATCGGCATGCGGTTGATGACGCCGCGGTTATGGTTCAAATGGCGGACAAACCCGGTAAGGCCGCCCTCGAAATAGAATGTTTCCTCGACGTCGCCACGTTTATCAACCAGGGATATTTCGAGGCCTTTATTCAGATAGGCGATCTCGCGGATTCGCTCGGCTAGGGTCTTATACTCGTAAACTGAATCGTCAAAGATCTTCGGATCGTATTTGAAACTGGTAATGGTACCGGTGCCGCACGACTCGCCGACTACGGCGACAGGGGCGACCGGGATGCCCTGGCGGTATTCCTGGCGATAGAGTTTGCCATCCTGCTTGACCTCGACGCGGACCCATTCGGACAGGGCGTTGACCACCGAGGCGCCGACGCCGTGGAGGCCGCCGGAGACCTGGTAGGTTTTGCCGCCGAATTTGGCACCGGCGTGGAGGACGGTCATGACCGTTTCCAGGGCGGAGACGCCAGTGGTCTTGTGAATGCCAACCGGGATGCCGCGCCCGTTATCTTCGACAGTGACCGACTGGTCAGGGTTGATCGTGACCTCGATCTTGTCGCAGTAGCCGGCCATGGCCTCGTCGACCGAGTTGTAAACGATTTCATAAACGAG
This is a stretch of genomic DNA from Dehalogenimonas etheniformans. It encodes these proteins:
- the gyrB gene encoding DNA topoisomerase (ATP-hydrolyzing) subunit B gives rise to the protein MMENNHLDDTDAEKAASYTAEDIQVLGGREAVRKRPGMYIGSTDYRGLHHLVYEIVYNSVDEAMAGYCDKIEVTINPDQSVTVEDNGRGIPVGIHKTTGVSALETVMTVLHAGAKFGGKTYQVSGGLHGVGASVVNALSEWVRVEVKQDGKLYRQEYRQGIPVAPVAVVGESCGTGTITSFKYDPKIFDDSVYEYKTLAERIREIAYLNKGLEISLVDKRGDVEETFYFEGGLTGFVRHLNHNRGVINRMPISIYKKADPTIVEVAMQYNDGYSETSFSFANCINTQDGGTHLTGFRSALTRVLNDYASKNKLVKESDPSISGEDSREGLVSIVSVKLSEPQFEGQTKGKLGNAEMKSIVESAVLDQLTLYFEEHPDDAKKIIDKVLTSARAREAARQARDLIIKKNSLDGGTLPGKLADCSEKEPSLCELFLVEGDSAGGSAKQGRNRRFQAILPLRGKILNVEKAAPDKMLSHEEIRAIITALGAGIDDDFDHNKLRYHRIVLMTDADVDGAHIRTLLLTFFFRHMIKLIAGGGLYIAQPPLYRIKQGQNERWVYSDNEKAEALKEFKGKNVDIQRYKGLGEMSAEQLWNTTMNPASRTLLTVEVQDAARADATFNLLMGDEVPPRKAFIQAHAQHVKNLDI